One Vibrio gallaecicus genomic region harbors:
- a CDS encoding proprotein convertase P-domain-containing protein, whose amino-acid sequence MIKSPLCVAILLASFPSVAAQWDYPQGNTLVANQQEAQTYLEEAYPSVGSLQFRYSNQSKLGHHYNFDVFENGVYQQQRTVVLTTDNDHQVSRVFKSLEDTVIRNGQPTTAAELEAPRQLEAQRPPALVSGQVVQAELSIFSPDLRTMDRSAPPETLLTDISEYPHPPQYISKDVEVLSHSGGIYLTNSRVSQVDAVALVTVNHESGEITNRDSQSFLPAEGVTTFASLAELKQVDWQDNRFAQVMAFAHLDQSLSYLNQLGFSLFDGPLEFDGRGLSADNSTYYYGPKAALFGIAGGSPDALDADVIIHELGHGIHYQIVKDWAYGHTGAIGEGFGDYWAGSFSFRTQFENAQTQGQEFEIDTVFNWDGYFGVRNTTRSLWNQRARYFQHAEYRPHESVAGELGDELWSTPLFQALKSSVELYGQDGFQEFDSIVLESMYGLGRGLKMHDLAENAIFVAQELYPERRYAEILKEKFAVHNLIIEPFSVEIASRYVHPEKLLNVDLYPTSRQADIEGEIEVAGLTKPFASQPSNQLYIETALPSGQVCGSAIGMTTSLDYQYDAALKKLNWRHQIDLIYGLPNLSASLKEVNSPLPDSKLSASNQSIIGFKTFNFTLNDTVQSVGDQFGVYLDIEHPRLADLTVTLISPRGTRVDLLKHQATRSNGFNSFFTFKHDAVLNAFADEPSNGTWRLEIGDYVMGESGQLNRWAVGTISEYDCGDAGAKASSSSSSGGGSSPFVIACMFLLALGRSLNSKRSLCLMNFLENAKPLMNKASLTNKMFFKNTTRR is encoded by the coding sequence ATGATCAAATCACCTTTATGTGTCGCCATTTTATTGGCTTCATTTCCGAGTGTTGCGGCGCAGTGGGATTACCCTCAAGGTAATACGTTAGTTGCCAATCAACAGGAAGCTCAAACTTACTTAGAAGAAGCCTATCCTAGTGTGGGTAGTTTGCAATTTCGCTATTCAAACCAGTCTAAGCTTGGTCATCATTACAATTTTGATGTATTTGAAAATGGTGTCTATCAGCAGCAAAGAACAGTGGTGCTAACGACTGATAATGATCATCAAGTATCACGTGTTTTCAAAAGTCTTGAAGACACGGTTATCAGAAATGGGCAGCCAACAACTGCAGCTGAGCTTGAAGCTCCTCGTCAGTTGGAAGCACAAAGACCGCCAGCTCTAGTTTCTGGACAGGTTGTGCAAGCAGAGCTAAGTATCTTCAGCCCTGATTTAAGAACAATGGATAGAAGTGCGCCGCCTGAAACCTTGCTAACAGATATCAGTGAATACCCACATCCTCCCCAATACATTTCTAAGGATGTTGAGGTGCTTAGCCACAGTGGTGGCATTTATCTGACCAATAGCCGAGTGTCTCAAGTGGATGCTGTAGCTTTAGTGACGGTGAATCACGAGAGCGGTGAAATAACAAACCGAGATAGCCAAAGCTTTCTTCCAGCAGAAGGAGTGACGACATTCGCAAGTCTAGCTGAGCTGAAGCAGGTCGATTGGCAAGATAATAGGTTTGCTCAAGTGATGGCGTTTGCACATCTTGACCAGTCATTAAGTTACCTGAACCAATTAGGTTTTTCTCTATTTGATGGACCTTTAGAGTTTGATGGTAGAGGCTTATCGGCGGATAACTCTACCTACTATTACGGGCCCAAAGCAGCGTTGTTTGGTATTGCTGGTGGATCACCTGATGCCTTAGATGCAGATGTCATTATTCATGAGCTTGGTCATGGGATTCATTACCAAATCGTTAAGGATTGGGCTTATGGACACACTGGCGCAATAGGTGAAGGTTTTGGTGATTACTGGGCTGGCAGTTTTAGTTTCCGCACTCAGTTTGAAAATGCACAGACTCAAGGGCAAGAGTTTGAGATCGATACTGTGTTTAACTGGGACGGGTATTTTGGTGTCCGTAATACTACCCGCAGCTTATGGAACCAACGAGCACGTTATTTTCAACATGCTGAATATAGACCTCACGAAAGTGTGGCTGGAGAACTGGGCGATGAACTATGGTCGACGCCTTTATTCCAAGCATTAAAAAGCTCGGTTGAATTGTACGGGCAAGATGGCTTCCAAGAATTTGACAGCATAGTTCTAGAGTCTATGTATGGATTAGGGCGCGGATTGAAAATGCATGATCTAGCGGAAAATGCCATTTTTGTCGCCCAAGAACTGTACCCAGAACGCCGCTACGCTGAGATATTGAAGGAAAAATTTGCCGTTCATAATTTAATTATTGAGCCATTTAGCGTTGAAATTGCTTCCCGATATGTTCATCCAGAAAAGTTATTGAATGTCGATTTGTATCCAACCTCAAGGCAAGCGGACATTGAAGGTGAGATTGAAGTAGCGGGGTTAACTAAACCTTTTGCAAGTCAGCCTAGCAACCAGCTTTATATCGAAACGGCTTTACCAAGTGGTCAAGTTTGTGGGTCAGCAATTGGCATGACGACATCGTTAGATTACCAATATGATGCGGCTTTAAAAAAGTTGAATTGGCGACATCAAATAGACCTCATTTATGGGCTTCCTAATCTGAGTGCTTCATTGAAAGAAGTGAACAGCCCTCTACCAGACAGTAAGTTGAGTGCTTCTAACCAATCAATAATAGGTTTCAAAACATTTAACTTCACCCTGAATGATACGGTTCAATCGGTTGGTGACCAATTTGGTGTTTACCTTGATATTGAACACCCGAGGCTTGCAGATTTAACCGTGACATTAATTTCTCCACGAGGCACTCGTGTTGATTTACTGAAGCATCAAGCCACCCGTTCTAATGGCTTTAATAGCTTCTTTACCTTTAAACATGACGCTGTACTTAACGCTTTTGCTGATGAACCGAGTAATGGTACTTGGCGTTTAGAGATTGGTGATTATGTTATGGGTGAGTCAGGGCAGCTAAATCGCTGGGCTGTTGGCACTATTTCGGAATACGACTGTGGTGATGCTGGTGCAAAGGCTTCCTCTAGCAGTAGCTCGGGCGGTGGAAGCTCTCCGTTTGTTATTGCTTGTATGTTTCTGCTGGCACTTGGTCGCTCCCTCAATTCAAAACGTTCGTTATGTCTGATGAACTTTTTAGAAAACGCAAAGCCGTTAATGAATAAAGCATCCCTTACAAACAAAATGTTCTTTAAAAACACAACAAGAAGATAA
- a CDS encoding Lcl domain-containing protein: MKPQLTILAMSLALAGCGGSGSSETSAPTYTVAGKITAQNVALENKVCSDLNESLTCDSGEPTTTANANGEFSLTSTQKAMLSLPLLVELDTGVAVSNADGVQTSLSYIAAPGLQKTSGNEINGISTLLAGYVLDGYTVKNANSKLKAQLAAKGITISGDIQDHLSDSELASLEQNVVSSIKVFDKTHRAYMLAQLSDKFDKTTTDFVGGVLTNDEIAEFSNVIAGDIKAATALNDTGATLYFSDTNDTQDIADRPDSFPGQDAEFGFDKTEKNAQSGNGFKFIKLDGNGQTLADEAAQWSCVLDERSGLIWESKTDDENSMQHKDRQFALELPGKVTPYDQDVDLATCKTKGDAVCTTQDYVEHINSINLCGKSDWRLPTFHEFYNLLDFGETETHANGQAYGLTYKYFPHQSIGGEYTEIGSVWNQSIIYNIYSKSTVDGGFYYNEIGTLGGDRGYISALEIYSGDVDSSDNYDSYQFPARLVSLQGK; encoded by the coding sequence ATGAAACCACAATTGACTATTTTAGCCATGTCTTTGGCTCTTGCGGGCTGTGGAGGTTCGGGCAGTTCCGAGACTTCAGCTCCAACTTATACCGTTGCAGGTAAAATTACTGCTCAGAATGTTGCACTAGAAAACAAAGTTTGTTCTGACTTAAATGAAAGTTTGACTTGTGATAGTGGTGAACCAACCACTACGGCAAATGCAAATGGTGAATTTAGTTTAACGAGCACTCAAAAAGCGATGCTTTCACTACCGCTATTAGTGGAGTTGGATACGGGTGTAGCCGTTAGCAACGCAGATGGCGTGCAAACTTCATTATCTTACATCGCAGCTCCAGGTCTACAAAAAACATCAGGCAATGAAATCAATGGTATTAGTACATTGCTTGCTGGGTATGTTTTAGATGGCTACACCGTAAAGAATGCGAACAGTAAACTAAAAGCACAACTGGCAGCTAAAGGCATTACTATTTCCGGTGATATTCAAGATCATCTATCTGACTCTGAGCTGGCGAGCTTAGAGCAAAATGTGGTTTCTTCGATTAAAGTTTTTGATAAAACACACCGTGCTTATATGTTGGCACAGCTTAGTGATAAGTTTGATAAAACCACCACTGATTTCGTAGGCGGTGTCTTAACGAATGATGAAATAGCGGAATTTTCAAACGTTATTGCTGGCGATATTAAGGCAGCGACGGCGCTGAATGATACGGGTGCAACTCTATACTTCTCCGATACGAATGATACTCAGGATATTGCAGACCGCCCAGATAGTTTCCCTGGTCAAGATGCTGAATTTGGTTTTGATAAAACGGAGAAAAATGCACAGTCGGGCAATGGGTTTAAGTTCATTAAGTTGGATGGAAATGGTCAAACACTGGCAGATGAAGCGGCTCAGTGGTCTTGTGTTCTTGATGAGCGAAGTGGCTTAATTTGGGAATCTAAAACTGACGATGAAAACTCAATGCAGCATAAAGATCGTCAATTTGCTCTAGAACTACCTGGGAAAGTGACGCCATATGACCAAGATGTTGATTTAGCAACATGTAAGACTAAAGGTGATGCGGTTTGTACAACTCAAGATTATGTTGAGCATATCAACTCAATCAACCTGTGTGGCAAATCCGATTGGCGTTTACCTACTTTCCACGAATTCTATAACTTGCTTGATTTTGGTGAAACAGAAACTCATGCAAATGGTCAAGCATACGGTCTAACGTACAAGTACTTCCCTCATCAAAGTATTGGTGGTGAATACACGGAAATCGGCTCAGTGTGGAACCAGTCAATTATCTACAACATTTACTCTAAATCTACCGTTGATGGCGGCTTCTACTATAACGAAATCGGTACTCTTGGTGGCGACAGAGGTTATATCAGTGCGCTAGAGATTTACTCTGGCGATGTTGATTCTTCAGATAATTACGATTCTTACCAATTCCCTGCTCGTTTGGTTTCACTACAAGGTAAATAG
- a CDS encoding Lcl C-terminal domain-containing protein, producing the protein MKNILTVALISLFSAGAFAQECSLDLGRTASNTRYATNDNGTFTDQLTGLTWMRCQLGKTWDKSSLSCTGDGETFLWQSALTMVESINDTNGNHQLHQFGGVEQWRMPNIKELISLKEVACHSPALSAKAFGDTFNFETGDLEAYVWSSTPAGNGQSVMTLDTINAEVYQYNAAQYKFSVLLVAE; encoded by the coding sequence ATGAAAAACATACTAACCGTCGCTTTAATTAGTTTATTTTCGGCAGGTGCCTTTGCTCAAGAATGTAGCTTAGACCTAGGAAGAACGGCATCTAACACTCGTTATGCCACGAATGATAACGGTACTTTTACTGATCAGCTCACGGGCTTGACTTGGATGCGTTGTCAGCTAGGTAAGACGTGGGATAAGTCATCGCTATCTTGTACTGGTGATGGGGAAACTTTCTTATGGCAGAGTGCATTGACTATGGTTGAGTCAATCAATGACACTAATGGTAATCACCAGTTACACCAATTTGGTGGTGTTGAACAATGGCGTATGCCAAACATTAAAGAACTTATCTCTTTAAAAGAAGTGGCTTGCCACTCACCTGCACTTAGCGCAAAAGCTTTCGGTGACACGTTTAACTTTGAAACAGGTGACTTAGAAGCTTATGTTTGGAGTTCTACCCCTGCTGGTAATGGGCAGAGTGTGATGACGCTAGACACAATCAACGCTGAGGTTTACCAGTACAACGCTGCACAATATAAGTTTAGTGTGTTACTTGTTGCTGAGTAA
- a CDS encoding methyl-accepting chemotaxis protein: MRQLLSGLSIKVQILIPVLFSIVLLLGGITIGGEKLENAFQDVSIATDQLILHKEELSEIVDNSYGMRIKAIYSLFNPEDIKTLIDTLNQKRNANSRLLDSLDTVPGMQEEVREMRKAMGHYVDFSRQTMLPLLKIKHGESYLSDDFDIKYQNASAQYRDAGNNMVKAINALSKELNRIAIESVEVNGEKHSSTLNTAIIALLFILSVALLSSWLLAGIIVKPIKDLQVTMREVAKGNLLVKAEEQGKNEISFLAQDVNKTVSQLRETVESLMRISTDVASASTELAAVMTQSSVNSDQEKQEVEQVASAVNQLESTASHVNENAVLADSASKQADKMASHSMTLFEESHQANEKMATQLGDAARVVGTLKEQSEQIGKVIEVIQSISEQTNLLALNAAIEAARAGESGRGFAVVADEVRMLAARTQDSTKEIQAIIEGLQTQSGNANESMNNSLAMLQQNQELASEVSTALSDIAHSVTDMTEINTQVASAAEEQSQVTGDINRNISNIYDLVSQNVTGITQAAAASHELSDLAERQKQQLDYFKV, encoded by the coding sequence ATGCGCCAACTATTGAGTGGCTTATCCATTAAAGTACAGATATTAATCCCTGTACTTTTCTCCATTGTTCTTCTGCTTGGAGGGATAACCATTGGAGGCGAAAAGCTTGAAAATGCTTTTCAAGATGTCTCTATTGCCACTGACCAGCTGATCTTACACAAAGAAGAATTAAGCGAAATTGTAGACAATAGTTATGGTATGCGTATCAAAGCTATTTATAGTCTCTTCAACCCAGAAGATATAAAGACTCTTATCGATACCCTTAACCAAAAAAGGAACGCTAATTCACGTTTACTTGATTCACTTGATACCGTTCCAGGCATGCAAGAAGAAGTAAGAGAAATGCGTAAAGCGATGGGGCATTATGTCGATTTCTCACGTCAAACCATGCTCCCTCTTTTGAAAATAAAACATGGCGAAAGTTACCTTTCTGATGACTTTGATATCAAATACCAGAATGCTTCTGCACAATATCGTGATGCTGGAAACAACATGGTAAAAGCAATTAATGCCCTATCAAAAGAACTCAACCGCATTGCCATTGAAAGTGTCGAAGTTAATGGAGAAAAGCACAGTTCAACACTGAATACAGCCATCATAGCCCTACTATTCATCCTTTCAGTTGCTCTTTTAAGCAGTTGGCTATTAGCTGGTATTATTGTTAAACCAATTAAAGATCTTCAAGTGACAATGCGTGAAGTCGCAAAAGGAAATTTACTGGTTAAAGCAGAAGAACAAGGTAAAAATGAAATTTCGTTTTTAGCTCAAGATGTGAACAAAACAGTTAGCCAATTAAGAGAAACCGTTGAATCATTAATGCGAATTAGTACTGACGTTGCCTCAGCTTCTACTGAGCTTGCCGCAGTGATGACACAATCGAGTGTCAATTCCGACCAAGAAAAGCAAGAAGTTGAGCAAGTAGCTTCTGCGGTCAATCAGCTAGAAAGTACAGCATCACATGTAAATGAAAATGCCGTTCTTGCGGACTCAGCCTCTAAACAAGCAGACAAAATGGCTTCTCATAGCATGACGTTGTTTGAAGAAAGTCACCAAGCGAATGAAAAAATGGCAACGCAGTTAGGTGACGCGGCTCGGGTTGTTGGTACGTTGAAAGAGCAGTCAGAGCAAATCGGTAAAGTGATTGAAGTAATACAAAGCATCTCTGAGCAAACTAACTTACTTGCACTTAATGCAGCTATTGAAGCGGCGCGTGCTGGTGAAAGTGGGCGCGGCTTTGCAGTAGTAGCCGATGAAGTTCGTATGTTGGCGGCTAGAACCCAAGATTCAACGAAAGAGATTCAAGCGATTATTGAAGGGCTTCAAACTCAATCGGGCAATGCCAATGAAAGCATGAACAACTCACTGGCAATGTTGCAACAAAACCAAGAGTTAGCAAGTGAAGTAAGCACAGCCTTATCAGATATTGCTCACTCTGTTACCGATATGACAGAGATTAATACACAAGTTGCGTCAGCCGCTGAAGAGCAAAGCCAAGTAACAGGTGACATCAACCGAAATATTTCAAATATCTATGATTTAGTCAGCCAAAACGTAACGGGCATCACTCAAGCTGCTGCTGCCAGCCATGAGCTATCAGATTTAGCTGAACGTCAGAAGCAACAATTGGATTACTTTAAAGTATAA
- a CDS encoding phosphate ABC transporter substrate-binding protein: protein MKKTVIGAIALLGALTVNTASAKETISVVGSNSASPLVEVFAETYMNKGEPVFIEIQAPGSSAGIKAAKNGSADLGISSRDLKAAERSSDLKELVIARDGIAVVVNPNNEVSALSAEQITSIYKGDITNWKDVGGADKPIVAITRDTASGTRGAFEDIMKLKKKIGDKKVSAISQRAQVANGNGALKVSVASNPYAIGFISLGTVDNTVQALTIDGAAANVENVKNGSYKVARPFLVLYKAGAPSTETQQFLDWMVTDEAQAIAGKKGYITVN, encoded by the coding sequence ATGAAAAAGACAGTTATCGGTGCAATCGCACTACTAGGCGCTCTAACAGTGAATACAGCTTCAGCTAAAGAAACTATCTCTGTAGTTGGCTCTAACAGTGCTTCTCCACTGGTTGAAGTTTTTGCAGAAACTTACATGAATAAAGGTGAACCAGTATTCATCGAGATTCAAGCTCCGGGTTCTTCTGCAGGCATCAAAGCAGCAAAAAATGGAAGTGCTGACCTTGGTATTTCTTCTCGTGACTTAAAAGCGGCTGAAAGATCTTCTGACCTGAAAGAGTTGGTTATTGCTCGTGACGGTATTGCAGTTGTTGTAAACCCAAATAATGAAGTTTCTGCTCTATCAGCTGAGCAAATTACTTCAATCTACAAAGGCGACATCACTAACTGGAAAGATGTTGGCGGCGCTGACAAGCCAATCGTTGCAATCACTCGTGATACGGCATCTGGTACACGTGGCGCATTTGAAGACATCATGAAACTTAAGAAAAAGATTGGCGATAAGAAAGTATCTGCAATCTCTCAACGTGCTCAAGTTGCTAACGGTAACGGCGCACTAAAAGTATCGGTAGCAAGCAACCCATACGCTATCGGCTTTATCTCTCTTGGTACAGTTGATAATACTGTTCAAGCTCTAACTATCGATGGCGCTGCTGCAAACGTAGAAAACGTTAAGAACGGTTCTTACAAAGTTGCTCGTCCATTCCTAGTGCTTTACAAAGCTGGTGCTCCATCAACTGAAACTCAACAATTCCTAGATTGGATGGTTACAGATGAAGCACAGGCTATCGCAGGTAAGAAAGGCTACATCACAGTAAACTAA
- the pstC gene encoding phosphate ABC transporter permease subunit PstC: protein MTIANSEKLMNTEATQVNKPSLRTKKRIDWKERIFHGLFLTSAVIGIVSLAVIAYFIVAESIPAFQEAGVSGIVLGTDWLPPALFGVATMIVASIVSTLGAVVVGVPVGVLTAIFIAEIAPKRLADIIRPAVELLAGIPSVVYGFFGLVIIVPLIQNVFQVPAGNTILAGIIVLGIMILPTVITVSETSIRAVPRAYKEGSLALGASKIFTIFKLLVPAARSGIMTGVILGIGRALGETMAIIMVMGNAPAMPEGILDSARTLTANIAIEMSYASGVHANALYATGVVLLVFIMMLNGALLYLNREKAK from the coding sequence ATGACCATCGCAAATAGTGAAAAGCTTATGAATACTGAAGCAACTCAAGTAAATAAGCCAAGTCTACGTACCAAAAAGCGTATCGATTGGAAAGAACGTATCTTTCACGGCTTATTCTTAACGAGTGCTGTAATCGGCATCGTATCACTGGCAGTAATCGCTTATTTTATCGTTGCAGAGAGTATCCCTGCATTCCAAGAAGCAGGTGTCTCTGGCATTGTTTTAGGAACAGATTGGTTACCACCGGCCTTATTCGGTGTTGCAACCATGATTGTTGCTTCCATTGTTTCAACCCTTGGAGCTGTGGTTGTTGGCGTTCCCGTTGGTGTTTTAACCGCCATTTTTATTGCTGAGATTGCCCCAAAGCGTTTGGCTGACATTATCAGACCTGCTGTTGAATTATTAGCAGGTATCCCGTCGGTGGTTTATGGCTTCTTCGGCTTGGTTATCATCGTTCCTCTTATTCAGAATGTTTTCCAAGTTCCTGCAGGAAATACGATTCTGGCGGGTATCATCGTTCTCGGAATTATGATTTTGCCAACGGTTATCACGGTTTCTGAAACGTCTATTCGCGCAGTTCCTCGTGCTTATAAAGAAGGTTCATTGGCGTTAGGCGCATCTAAAATCTTTACGATTTTTAAACTGTTAGTACCAGCTGCACGCTCAGGTATTATGACGGGTGTGATTCTCGGTATTGGTCGAGCGCTTGGAGAAACCATGGCAATCATAATGGTTATGGGTAATGCTCCTGCTATGCCTGAAGGGATCTTAGACTCAGCTCGTACATTAACGGCGAACATTGCTATTGAAATGTCATACGCAAGTGGCGTTCACGCCAACGCATTGTACGCAACAGGTGTGGTACTTCTTGTATTCATCATGATGCTAAATGGTGCTCTGCTTTATCTAAACCGTGAAAAAGCTAAGTAA